One stretch of Ooceraea biroi isolate clonal line C1 chromosome 4, Obir_v5.4, whole genome shotgun sequence DNA includes these proteins:
- the LOC105283852 gene encoding coatomer subunit alpha encodes MLTKFETKSARVKGLSFHPKRPWVLASLHNGVIQLWDYRMCTLLDKFDEHDGPVRGICFHNQQPLFVSGGDDYKIKVWNYKQRRCIFTLLGHLDYIRTTMFHQEYPWILSASDDQTIRIWNWQSRTCICVLTGHNHYVMCAQFHPTEDIIVSASLDQTVRVWDISGLRKKNVAPGPGGLEDHLKNPGATDLFGQADAVVKYVLEGHDRGVNWACFHGTLPLIVSGADDRQIKMWRMNDAKAWEVDTCRGHYNNVSCVLFHPRQDLILSNSEDKSIRVWDMTKRTCLHTFRREHERFWVLAAHPTLNLFAAGHDSGMIIFKLERERPAYAVYGNLLYYVKDRFLRKLDFTTSKDTSVMQIRSAGKTGPYSMSYNQAENSVLICTRSPSNIENSTYDLYMIPREGDSNTDAEAKRASGYTATWVARNRFAVLDRAYSLVIKNLKNEVTKKVQIPNCDEIFYAGTGMLLLRDAEQVTLFDVQQKRTLAEVKISKCRYVVWSSDMSHVALLAKHTVNICNRRLESLCSVHENTRVKSGAWDDSGVFIYTTSNHIKYAISNGDHGIIRTLDLPIYVTRVKGNQVYCLDRECRPRILRIDPTEYKFKLALINRKYEEVLHMVRNANLVGQSIIAYLQQKGYPEVALHFVKDEKTRFGLALECGNIEVALEAARSLDQKSCWESLAQTALLQGNHQVVEMCYQRTKNFEKLSFLYLITGNLEKLRKMIKIAEIRKDVSGQYQGSLLLGDIYERAKILRSCGQASLAYVTEKIHGISNEEDDAQYESMSEELSALEKGAIYLRPPVPIQQAENNWPLLTVSKGFFEGAMMSRSRTQVAAALALEDDGTATPEGWGNDEELGIDDEEGVDAEIAPDGEENPGWDVEDVDLPPELEAATTTNEEGYYSPPTKGTSPTQHWMNNSKLVVDHILAGSFESAFRLLHNQVGVVEFEPYQSLFLNTFARSRTSYACLPNVPSLYGYPQRNWKDATPKTSVPAIGLHLSDLVQRLQVCYQLTTNGKFTKAIEKLQEILLSIPLLVVDTRQDIAEAQQLIQICREYILGLKMETERKSLPRGTLAEQKRICEMAAYFTHCNLQPVHQILTLQVAVNLFYKLKNYKTAGSFARRLLELGPNPELAQKIRVLLQSCDKNPVDEHKLAYDEHNPFSLCASTFMPIYKGKPEVKCPLCGASYNPQFKDTVCKICEVAMIGKEH; translated from the exons ATGTTGACGAAGTTCGAGACGAAATCTGCTCGAGTGAAGGGATTGTCCTTTCATCCGAAACGTCCCTGGGTGCTCGCAAG TTTGCACAATGGCGTTATCCAATTATGGGACTACCGCATGTGTACCCTGCTCGACAAATTCGACGAGCACGACGGGCCGGTGCGAGGTATATGCTTCCACAATCAGCAACCTCTGTTCGTGTCCGGCGGTGACGATTACAAGATTAAAGTCTGGAACTACAAGCAACGGAGATGTATCTTCACCCTGCTGGGTCACCTGGATTACATCAGGACTACCATGTTCCATCAGGAGTATCCCTGGATACTTAGCGCCTCGGACGATCAGACTATCCGGATCTGGAACTGGCAGAGTCGCACCTGCATCTGCGTGTTAACTGGGCATAATCATTATGTAATGTGCGCCCAATTCCATCCCACGGAAGATATTATCGTGTCAGCTTCGCTGGATCAAACAGTCCGCGTGTGGGATATCTCTG GATTGCGCAAGAAGAACGTGGCGCCAGGCCCGGGCGGCCTTGAGGACCACCTGAAGAACCCAGGGGCGACCGACTTGTTTGGCCAGGCCGACGCGGTGGTCAAGTACGTCTTGGAAGGTCACGACAGAGGCGTTAATTGGGCGTGCTTCCACGGAACGTTGCCGCTAATCGTCTCCGGAGCCGATGACCGGCAGATCAAAATGTGGCGAATGAATGATGCCAAGGCCTGGGAAGTGGACACTTGTCGCGGTCACTACAACAACGTATCCTGTGTGCTGTTCCACCCTAGGCAGGATCTTATCCTGTCCAACTCGGAGGATAAGAGTATCAGAGTGTGGGACATGACGAAGCGCACATGTTTGCACACGTTCCGCAGGGAGCACGAAAGGTTCTGGGTGCTCGCCGCTCATCCGACTCTCAATCTCTTCGCTGCCGGTCACGACTCTGgcatgattatttttaaacttgAACGAGAGCGTCCTGCGTACGCGGTTTACGGTAATCTTTTGTATTACGTAAAGGACCGGTTCCTTCGTAAGCTGGACTTTACCACGTCCAAGGATACGTCGGTGATGCAGATTCGAAGTGCAGGGAAGACGGGACCTTACAGTATGTCGTACAATCAGGCTGAAAACAGCGTTTTGATTTGCACGAGGTCGCCTTCGAATATCGAGAACAGCACTTATGATCTGTACATGATACCTCGTGAGGGGGATTCGAACACGGATGCTGAAGCCAAGCGAGCGTCCGGCTATACTGCCACCTGGGTCGCCAGAAATCGATTTGCTGTATTGGACAGAGCGTATTCG TTAGTTATCAAGAACTTGAAGAACGAGGTCACAAAGAAGGTCCAGATTCCCAACTGcgacgaaatattttatgctggCACAGGCATGCTGCTTCTCCGCGACGCGGAACAGGTAACGCTGTTCGACGTGCAGCAGAAGAGAACCTTGGCGGAAGTGAAAATCTCTAAATGCAGATACGTCGTCTGGTCCAGCGACATGTCGCATGTTGCTCTGCTGGCCAAGCATACCGTCAACATCTGTAACCGGCGTTTGGAGTCTCTCTGTTCCGTGCACGAGAACACCAGAGTCAAGTCTGGAGCTTGGGACGACTCTGGCGTGTTCATTTATACGACCAGCAATCACATCAAGTACGCGATTAGCAATGGCGATCATGGTATCATCCGCACGCTCGATCTACCGATCTACGTTACGAGAGTGAAAGGCAATCAGGTTTACTGCTTGGACCGAGAATGCAGACCGCGGATTCTCCGAATAGACCCGACCGAATACAAATTCAAGCTTGCGTTGATTAACAGAAAGTACGAAGAAGTTTTGCACATGGTTCGCAATGCGAATCTCGTCGGGCAATCGATCATAGCATACCTGCAGCAAAAGGGATACCCGGAGGTGGCGCTCCACTTCGTAAAAGATGAGAAAACCAGGTTCGGTCTCGCGCTCGAATGCGGTAACATCGAGGTCGCGCTAGAAGCCGCAAGGTCGCTGGACCAAAAATCTTGCTGGGAAAGTTTAGCGCAAACTGCCTTGCTGCAAGGCAATCACCAAGTGGTGGAGATGTGCTATCAAAGAACCAAGAACTTTGAGAAGCTGTCCTTCCTCTATCTCATCACCGGCAACTTGGAGAAGCTGCGTAAGATGATCAAGATTGCGGAAATTCGAAAGGATGTGTCTGGACAGTATCAAGGAAGTTTACTGCTTGGCGACATTTACGAGCGAGCCAAGATTTTGCGG AGCTGCGGGCAAGCATCATTGGCGTACGTTACCGAGAAGATCCACGGGATATCGAACGAAGAGGACGACGCTCAGTATGAGTCAATGAGCGAGGAACTTTCCGCGTTGGAGAAGGGCGCGATATACCTCCGTCCACCCGTGCCTATTCAGCAAGCCGAGAACAACTGGCCGCTGCTGACCGTCTCCAAGGGCTTCTTCGAGGGCGCGATGATGTCCCGCAGCAGGACTCAGGTAGCCGCTGCTCTAGCTCTGGAAGATGATGGCACAGCAACACCCGAGGGATGGGGCAACGACGAAGAACTCGGCATCGACGACGAGGAAGGCGTAGACGCAGAGATCGCGCCGGACGGCGAGGAGAATCCCGGATGGGACGTCGAGGACGTCGATCTGCCACCAGAACTCGAGGCTGCAACGACCACCAATGAGGAGGGCTACTACTCCCCGCCTACCAAGGGAACTTCACCGACGCAGCATTGGATGAACAATTCCAAGCTAGTGGTCGATCACATACTGGCCGGCTCGTTCGAGTCTGCCTTCAGATTGTTGCACAACCAGGTCGGCGTGGTCGAGTTCGAACCTTATCAGTCCCTGTTCTTGAACACGTTCGCTCGTTCGAGAACGTCTTACGCCTGTCTGCCCAACGTGCCATCGTTGTACGGGTACCCTCAAAGAAACTGGAAAGATGCCACACCGAAAACCAGCGTGCCCGCGATAGGACTGCACCTCTCCGATCTGGTTCAGCGTCTTCAAGTGTGCTACCAGTTGACGACCAACGGCAAGTTCACCAAGGCGATAGAGAAGCTGCAGGAAATCCTGCTGAGCATACCGTTGCTCGTTGTGGACACCAGACAAGACATCGCGGAAGCGCAGCAGCTGATTCAGATCTGTCGCGAGTACATCCTGGGTCTGAAGATGGAGACTGAACGCAAGAGCCTGCCGAGAGGCACGCTAGCCGAGCAGAAGAGGATCTGCGAGATGGCAGCGTACTTCACGCACTGTAATCTGCAACCCGTACATCAGATTCTCACTCTTCAAGTCGCTGTGAACTTGTTCTACAAGTTGAAGAATTACAAAACCGCCGGTTCGTTCGCGAGAAGATTACTCGAGCTCGGACCAAATCCTGAGCTTGCACAGAAGATTCGGGTCCTCTTACAG TCTTGCGACAAGAACCCCGTCGACGAGCATAAATTAGCGTACGACGAGCACAATCCGTTCTCATTATGCGCAAGCACGTTCATGCCCATCTACAAAGGCAAGCCGGAAGTAAAGTGTCCCTTATGCGGTGCGAGCTATAATCCGCAGTTCAAAGATACGGTGTGCAAGATATGTGAAGTTGCCATGATAGGCAAAGAACATTAA
- the LOC105283851 gene encoding uncharacterized protein LOC105283851: protein MLNAVYIDHTSLQHPGSPLLNFIKFTSLSPHSRMVLLQLFAIIIFLLDASVRTYSVPYESTLAFSTTSRLIYTASESNPTFSGYSYATQDLNGDGSNVVFTTGVDSVSRLKNEMNLIYKASGKTMPDRYLQRDTLNKIPETSTSSEITLKKVETNMTKHENLESSVEILSEEKELSKTSEVNDNFVDYQVAPQHVSFVRVPYSAFRPNLLNLLPTVHAQYPISSNRIEDQYYSHNPYARLELPLHNFDFYNPAVPLFYQPAITISDSSFGLAPTTSEDIKTFTDSLVAKDSQANATESSASESNIVESRSNLETTTGIAEEILSNESPSTNKLESTTTSERAKEKIVTESISSTEVSETSVEQITENKASTEPASTEASSSM from the exons ATGTTGAACGCTGTGTATATAGATCACACATCATTACAGCATCCTGGCAGTCCGCTCCTTAATTTCATTAAGTTCACATCCCTTTCTCCACACTCGAGAATGGTGCTCCTTCAGCTTTTTGCTATTATTATC tttttgcTAGATGCATCAGTGAGAACGTACTCTGTTCCATATGAAAGCACCCTGGCTTTTTCTACAACCTCAAGATTGATATATACAGCATCTGAGTCTAATCCTACTTTTAGTGGATACTCCTATGCAACTCAAGATCTTAATGGCGATGGAAGTAATGTTGTTTTTACAACCGGCGTCGACTCCGTGAGCagattgaaaaatgaaatgaatctGATTTATAAAGCCAGTGGCAAGACTATGCCTGACAGATATTTACAAAGAGATACGTTGAATAAAATCCCAGAGACATCAACGTCTTCAGAAATTACACTCAAAAAAGTTGAAACAAACATGACTAAACATGAAAATCTTGAATCAAGTGTTGAAATTCTCAGTGAAGAAAAAGAGCTGTCCAAAACTTCTGAAgtaaatgataattttgttGATTATCAAGTAGCTCCTCAGCATGTTTCCTTTGTACGTGTACCTTATTCAGCATTTAGACCAAATTTATTGAACCTGCTTCCAACAGTACATGCACAATATCCCATATCATCAAACAGAATAGAGGACCAATATTATTCTCACAATCCTTATGCTCGTCTAGAGCTGCCTCTTCACAATTTTGATTTCTACAATCCTGCAGTGCCACTATTTTATCAACCAGCAATCACAATTTCTGATAGTAGCTTCGGGCTTGCACCGACAACTTCTGaagatataaaaacatttacgGATTCATTGGTTGCTAAAGATTCGCAAGCTAATGCTACTGAATCTAGTGCGTCAGAGTCCAACATAGTAGAATCAAGATCCAACTTGGAAACAACGACAGGTATAGCTGAAGAAATATTGTCAAATGAATCTCCTTCCACAAACAAACTTGAATCCACCACTACATCTGAAAGAGCTAAGGAAAAAATTGTGACTGAGTCTATAAGCTCAACAGAAGTATCTGAGACCTCTGTTGAACAAATTACAGAAAACAAAGCAAGTACTGAACCTGCAAGTACAGAAGCAAGCTCTTCAATGTAG